The Candidatus Eisenbacteria bacterium DNA segment GGAATTGGTGGCCCGGATGCTGCATGAGTTCAGCTCCGTGGCCTCCGGTCCCTTTGTTAAGGTCAATTGCGCCGCGATACCGGAAGAGCTGATCGAGACGGAACTTTTCGGCTGCGTGAAGGGCGCTTATACCGGCGCCGATCGCAGCCGCGACGGCAAATTCCTCCTGGCCGACGGCGGCACGATCTTCCTCGATGAAATCGGGGACATGTCGCTGCGGGTGCAGGCAAAAGTCTTGCGGGCATTGCAAGAGAAGGAAATCGAGAGGGTGGGTGATTCGGCCACTCTAAAGGTCAAGGTTCGCGTCCTCGCCGCAACCAACAAAGATCTGATGGATGAGGTGGCGGCGCAACGGTTTCGTGAGGATCTCTACTATAGATTGAATGTCGTTCCCCTTAGTGTTCCACCGTTGCGAGAGAGGCGGTGCGAGATTTCCCTCCTATCCAATCATTTCCTGCAGCTCTATGCAGGGGAGAACGATCTTCCACCAAAATCACTTTCACAGGAGGCGCAGAAGCTGCTCGAGGAACGGAGGTGGCGCGGCAACATCCGCGAACTCCGCAATGTGATAGAGCGCCTGGCGATTCTGAGCCCGGGAGAAAAGATCACCGCGGAAGATGTCCATCTCCTCGCTCCGGAGGGAGGAGCACATGCACGGGCATCGGGGAGGCGCCCCTCAACCGGCTCGGCCGGACCTGATCTGGAGGAGATCCGGGAAATGGGCGGCTTGGTACAAGCCCGCCGCGAGTATGAAAAACATTGCATAGAAGTTTGCTTGGATAAAACAGGCGGGAATGTCTCTCAGGCGGCGCAATGGCTAGGGATCGAGCGCAGCAATCTGCATAAAAAGATTCAATCATATGGCTTGGACAAGAAAACACAACGGCCGGGAGAATCAACTCCAGGCGAGGATGAAAATTATGAAAAGGTCTAGAAGAGCAAACGCGCTGATGTCGTATTCCCATGACAGCCGTGGCGCCGGTTTGGCTGTGTTGCTGGTCCTTGGCGGCTTCCTTGCCGGAGCGCCGGCCTATTCGGCCTCATCGGATGGCTGGGCCCAAGTCCGGGGTTTCTCGGCCGGCTTGCAGTTGGAAACCAATCTTATCGGTGTTGAAGATCAAGATGTAAACGCCGATCCAGATCAACTCTTCATCGATGATATCGGCCGCGGCGTTGTCCTGAATCTTGATTATACTTTTACACCGGCTTTCACATTGCGGTTGGCGGTCGGCTCTGCGCTGCATGAAACAACCCAAATGGATGTCGAAGCCTACCATGCCTGCAGCCTTATTGAAGCTCAGTGGCGATTTCTTCCCATGAATAGGGTCAGGCCCTATCTGATCGGTGGGTTAGGCGGCACCGCCCTGCGGATGGATTCTTCCGGCTCTACAGCCGAAACCAGCGGGGGGATGACCACAATCGGAGCCGGATTCCTTTACAATTTCACGAAACACCTCCTTTGGGACATGAGTGTCCGTTTGGATCTCATCAACTGGAGCCATGAAAAATTCAGATATGAGCATACCGATGGAACCACCACGGAACTGAAAGCCCCCGTCAATGGTGATGGTAGGGCGGGGAAATTTCACATGGGGCTTTCTTGGGTATTTTAGCGGCGC contains these protein-coding regions:
- a CDS encoding sigma-54 dependent transcriptional regulator; this translates as MKPRILIVDDEKNIRRTLSMILKSAGYTTREASSGEEALTMIDEAPSDAVLLDIGLPGMSGMELLRVLRSDHGNAGVIMISGQATVAAAVEATRLGAIDFLEKPLSKDRVLIAVRNALQISSLGATVGRLQKSESQRHLMIGESRAMEKLRAQVKRIGPTGATVLITGESGSGKELVARMLHEFSSVASGPFVKVNCAAIPEELIETELFGCVKGAYTGADRSRDGKFLLADGGTIFLDEIGDMSLRVQAKVLRALQEKEIERVGDSATLKVKVRVLAATNKDLMDEVAAQRFREDLYYRLNVVPLSVPPLRERRCEISLLSNHFLQLYAGENDLPPKSLSQEAQKLLEERRWRGNIRELRNVIERLAILSPGEKITAEDVHLLAPEGGAHARASGRRPSTGSAGPDLEEIREMGGLVQARREYEKHCIEVCLDKTGGNVSQAAQWLGIERSNLHKKIQSYGLDKKTQRPGESTPGEDENYEKV
- a CDS encoding porin family protein → MKRSRRANALMSYSHDSRGAGLAVLLVLGGFLAGAPAYSASSDGWAQVRGFSAGLQLETNLIGVEDQDVNADPDQLFIDDIGRGVVLNLDYTFTPAFTLRLAVGSALHETTQMDVEAYHACSLIEAQWRFLPMNRVRPYLIGGLGGTALRMDSSGSTAETSGGMTTIGAGFLYNFTKHLLWDMSVRLDLINWSHEKFRYEHTDGTTTELKAPVNGDGRAGKFHMGLSWVF